The DNA sequence CGTCGCTCATGATTTTTCTAACGACAGGTGCAGCTATAACGCCGCCCGAAGGGTTAGGAACGTTCGGTTCATCGAACATGATCAGCATAGCGATCTGAGGATCATCAGAAGGAGCTATGCAGGCAAATGACGCGATTCTTTTATCTGCAACACCTTGGGCATTTTTTTCATCGATTTTTTCACTTGTTGCAGTCTTACCGCCTATCCTGTAACCCGCAACATAGGCATTTTTACCTGTACCCTGTGAAACGACAGTCTCCATATAGCTGGAAATCATCTTTGAAGTCTCCGAAGATATGACTTGGCGGCGGACATTAGTATCAAATGAATTTATCACATTTCCGTTATCGTCAACAACTTCCTTAGCGACATGCGGAGTCACGAGATATCCCCCGTTGGCGACGGCGCAAATACCAGTTATCATTTGAATCGGCGTAACCTTAAATGTCTGCCCGAAAGCTGATACCGCGAGTGAAACGGGATTTTTCAGATTGTTCATAGAATGGAATATTCCGTTAGCCTCACCGTATAGGTCTATCCCTGTTTTTTCTCTGAAGCCAAATGCTGTTACATACTTGTAAAAGCGCTCAGGTCCTACACGTTCGCCAACTTCCATGAAGACCGGATTGCATGAATTTTGAAGTCCCTTTAAGAAATTTTCGGAACCATGCCCTCCGGCTTTCCAGCAGCCGATACGAACTCCGCTTACGATTTTATAACCTGGGCAGAAAAACTGATCATTCTCATGAACGAGGTTTTCTTCTATAGCCATTGATGACGTGAACAGTTTAAATACTGAGCCTGGCTCATAAGTATCAGAGATGATCTTATTACGCCACATTTTCTGCCATTCTTCCTGCTGTTTTGCATTCTTTTCGTCACCGCTGAGTTTTGCAAGCTCTGCTTTAACATTTTCATCTGTTATTTCACGCGGATTATTCAGATCAAAATCCGGCTTGACAGCCATGGCAAGAATCTCTCCGGTTTTGACATTCATAATTATACCGGCCGCACGATTCTGAATATTGTAATCAACAACCGCCTGCTCCAAATGTTTTTCAAGAAAATGCTGTAAAACCTCATCTATTGTCAGCACTAAATTTTTGCCGTTTTGTGGATCTATATAGGTTTCATACTTATAGGGCATTTCTGTCCCTTTAGCATTTTTTGCCGTTATTATTCTGCCCGGAACGCCCTTTAAATAATCCTCATAATACGCCTCAACGCCTTCGATGCCCACTCCGTCAACATTAGTAAAGCCAATCACATGTGACGCAAAATTGCCATAAGGATAATAACGTTTTGAATCCTCGATAAGAGCAACACTTGCAGTAAGCTTGTTATCTTTTATAAATGTCCTTACCTTGTCTGATTCATCCTGTTCAACCTTTTTCTTTATTACTTCGTAATAATTTTTAGCCTGTGTTTTTTTATAAATCGTGTCACGGTCTACACCAAGGATCTGAGATAAATTATCCGAGATGAGCTGAGCCTCTTTATCGTCTTTAATTGCATTAGGACTTATGTATACGGTTTCAACCGATGCGCTTGCGGCAAGAGTTTTCATATTTCTGTCGTAAATCTTGCCCCTTTTGGGGCTTACAACTGAGTCGCGAGTCTGCTGGTCGATAGCTTTATCTTGGTAAAATTCATGATCTACCATTTGTACAACAACCAGTCTATAAATAATAGCGGGAACACATACGATAAGAAATGCAAGCATTACAATCCGCATACGTTTTTTCATGGATTTAGTTAAACTTTGGTTCACCTTTTCACCCTCATCCGTTTCCCTATCTAAAATGGTAAAAATGAGAGTGAAGAATTATTTTATTCCTTACTCTCACTTGTTGTCTATAAATTATATTTTATTGTTACCTTAAATATTCAAACATAGCGTCAAGTCTTCTATACAGTCCGCCTGCCATGTTCTTTAGCTTTGCGACAACGTCTTTGTTATCAGATACAACAGAATGATCTTTCCCTAAAAGGCTTATGTATTCTATCTGGTAATTTTCAGCTTTCTGCATAAAGTATTGATTTTCGGCAATGTTTTCTATGTTGGCAAGATCGATCTTTTTTTCAGCATCCAGTGAAAGCCGTTTCCCGTCGTTCTGAACATCTTCATATTGTTTTTTTACTTTGTTAAGGTCGTTTGAAACTTCATTAAGTTCTGTAAAACTGAATATCTGCAACGAAAGAAATACAGCAATTATCGTTACAACTGTAATATTGAGAGCAGCGCTTCGCCTTTGTATCCGTGCTTTACGAATAGTAGCCATACGAAGGAC is a window from the Bacillota bacterium genome containing:
- a CDS encoding penicillin-binding transpeptidase domain-containing protein, with amino-acid sequence MKKRMRIVMLAFLIVCVPAIIYRLVVVQMVDHEFYQDKAIDQQTRDSVVSPKRGKIYDRNMKTLAASASVETVYISPNAIKDDKEAQLISDNLSQILGVDRDTIYKKTQAKNYYEVIKKKVEQDESDKVRTFIKDNKLTASVALIEDSKRYYPYGNFASHVIGFTNVDGVGIEGVEAYYEDYLKGVPGRIITAKNAKGTEMPYKYETYIDPQNGKNLVLTIDEVLQHFLEKHLEQAVVDYNIQNRAAGIIMNVKTGEILAMAVKPDFDLNNPREITDENVKAELAKLSGDEKNAKQQEEWQKMWRNKIISDTYEPGSVFKLFTSSMAIEENLVHENDQFFCPGYKIVSGVRIGCWKAGGHGSENFLKGLQNSCNPVFMEVGERVGPERFYKYVTAFGFREKTGIDLYGEANGIFHSMNNLKNPVSLAVSAFGQTFKVTPIQMITGICAVANGGYLVTPHVAKEVVDDNGNVINSFDTNVRRQVISSETSKMISSYMETVVSQGTGKNAYVAGYRIGGKTATSEKIDEKNAQGVADKRIASFACIAPSDDPQIAMLIMFDEPNVPNPSGGVIAAPVVRKIMSDVLPYLQVTPKYTEAELQKMEIDVKDLTGKTITEAQKIAREEGHKLKIEGGGSSIVSQVPRPGAKLASGGQIIVYTDSGSTSHMIEVPNVKGMSPDKAAASLQQYGLNIKMVGADNDSSATAVSQQPACKSKVEAGSVVTIEFNSNDIINDTGKVMNGEG